ACCTCCCCCCAGACCAGCGATGCGTGTCTCACCCTCTCAGCGCCGCTGGCCAACTCTTCGCACCCGCCTGCCATCTGCCCGCCGAGCACGTCGCGGTGGCAGCGGCTCAAGGGGGGGAACGAGGCGCGCAAGAGCAGGGGGGTGACGCGGATTAGTCTTGACGAGGCGGTGCGGTGGGAGGGGAGGAATTGGCGCTGGTTTAGGGTGGGGGAGGAGGGTGGGTGGACCGAGGCGCTAAAGGAGAAGGAGACGAGGAGGGTTCAGGGGTGTGTTTGTATATGAGTGAGTAtgtgagagagagagagagagagagaaagagagagagagggagaggtaTGTTTGATATTTGTTTGGAATCTTTAGGATCGAGGTTTGGAATTATTGGGTTTTTACGTACGACAATGTACGAACGGATCTCTGAAGGCGGCTGTCTGTCGTGCTGTTGTTCGTTGCTCGTCTTGCTGGTATGCGTGTCTAACCGCTTGGGAACAAGATAGTGACTCTCCCTTCCGAGTAAGCAGACACAAAGATCTAGACAGAAGGAGTGCCCGAACTTACTCCCCAAACTCCTTCAACTCTTCCAGCGAAGGTGCCTTTAGCGCATCTAGCTCCTTCCGATACATGCTCCCACGGTTTCCGAACCCCCCAGCCTGCGCCATAGCCGTCAGTTTGCCAATCAGTATCACGTTCTGGTTGTGCAGCGTATCGTAGTGGTCAAACATCTTCTTCACTCGTGCTTCTGAGGTCTTGGCTTGCTTTTGCGCCTGCTTGACTGCTGACTTGTCCATGTCGTGTTTCTTCTCGGGACACCTTGCTTTCAGCTCGGTGATCTTGGCGTCGCGTTGTTGGAGTTGGAGTTTTGTTTCGTCCTGTGACTTTTGGAGCTGGCTGATAATGCGCTCCTGGTCTCGGATCATCTGGCCGCGCTTGTGTAGTTCTTGTTCTCTGATCTCCTGTGTTGCCTTCTCGCTGATACGGGGATGTTCCTCGTGAGACCTCTTCAGTTCGCTGACGTGTGTTTTCAGTCTGGTGATCTCGGCTTGCATTGCAAGAATCTTTTCGTCTTGACTTCGCAAAGTTCCCTCGGCGACACGCTGTTGTTCCCTGCGCCGTGCGACATCTGTCTTTCCTTTGGTGATTTTGATTTCAAGCCTTGCGATCTTTTCGAGTGCAGCAACCGGGAATGGTGTGTCACTGGGCTTCTGATTTCCGTCCAGCTCAGCAATGCGCTTTAAAAGGACGTCTCGCGAAGTAGCCCAAATACCGTACTTGCTGTTCAGTTCTTGGCCCCAGAGCATATGGAACTGGATGCCTTGCTCAAGTGCGTTTCGGTCAGGGTCTCCCGCTTCTGTGTTGCGTCTGACGATATCCTCTAACTCATCAATATACTTCTGCATTTGCTCGCGTACAAGTTTGCGCTTGTCGTTTCTCTCTTTTGTATATTTGATTTGACGCATCCTCTTGGTCATTGGCTCTCTGAACTTCTCCTCTGACCTTACTCGCTTGTTGATGCCGGGAACGGGGCGCACATCGCTTGGTTCAGGAGTGATATGAACAGTGGACAATGCGGCACCGATACTCGTTTCCTCATCGTCGCTGGAGCTCTCCCCATCGCTAGATCTGTTGCCCGACTCCTTCTCGTCATCATCTCGCTGCACCCGCTTCGCAGGGCGCGTGTCAATACTGTCAATTCCTCTGCGCTTCGCCACAAGTCTGGACGAGAGGTAGGTAACTTCCTCCATAACTGCAACCGCGACAACGTACGCGTGTCGACAGATCTATCTTTCGTCAGTCATCTCGCCCAGGGACTGAGTGCGGGAGCAGCGAAATGCACTTACAGAGCAACACCCACTGTATCGAAACCCAAACGCAAAAAGTCGAGAGCCGTTATACTCGCCGCGTGTTGTAGCAAGCAGCATGTACCAGCTCCAGAAACCCCATCATTATTGCTGTGCCCCACATCCTGGCAGCCCCCAACCGCGCGCGACGAGGTGaaggcaaaggcaaaggcaaaggcaaaggcaaaggcaaaggcaaaggcaCGTACCTCGCTCGCACAGCGTCACAACCCCGCACCTCGACTCACCCGAGTGTGGGAGCTCGCGAAGCGGAAAGAAAGAGCGCAGCGAAGGAAGGTGGGTGGGTTGGGGACTCTGCATCTGCGGTATTTAGGTATTCACAGTACAAGGGTTGGTACGATTTGTGTACCGCCAGCTTTGGAGTATTCCTGTGCATTGACTAGGGGATTTGAGTATGGGTGAAGTCGAACACGGGAGTTGACGCGAGCTGTTTGTTCATTTCATCATGAGATACTATACACACTCTTACTCACACAAGCTTACAGAAAACGTTGCACCCAATTGTGCGTGATGCGTAAGGCCATCCAGCCAGACCCTATAGTCATCAAACGCCAGGCGCCATGCCAAACAGGAAAAACAGAAACAAAAAGGCAGGTATCGTACAGATGCTAAGCGGGTATATCCATCCATCCTGTCCATTCATCCATGCTGAGTATCCCATCACGTCGTGAAGCAAGCGATTACGCCATGTTGCCAGCCAGGCCGAGGAACAGCGCCTGGGCAGCTAGCTGCAGGGTCCAAATGCCGACTTTTTTGATGCGGCGTTTGCGCACGGTGCGGTCGTCGAGGACGTCGCGGGCGAAAGCGTCGTACATCTGGGTGGGGGTCAGTACTCGAGGTATGTGTTGTTGAATGTTTTAGACTCACCTCGCGCGAGACTTCCTCCATCAGCCCGCTGTCGTACAGGGTCCAGCTGCCGTCGAACTCGCCGACCTGCTTCACTACTCTGCAGTTGACGGGGATGAAGGTGCGCTTCGAGTTGATGTAGGCGACGATTGGCCGTACGAGCGCGTTGTTGACGTAGGAGATGTCGCGCGTGAAGATGGGCACCGCAGCGCGCACGTCGTTGAGGTGGACGCGCAGGTCCATGATGATGAAGCGATTGTCTTCTTCATTCGTCTCCTCTTCATGGTGGTCATCGTCGTGGTGATCGAAACCGTGGGCGGCGTGGTCGGAGAAGTGATGTTTGACGGCCCGTCCGTTTTGGCTGACAGTGGCTTCCACTCGATCGTACATGTCGCTCATGACCTTGGCGAGActctcgtcgtcgtcgttgggCAGCATGATGTCTGCTACAATGTCGACGTTGCCCTCGTGGATCCACGAGAAGGGGCCGTCGTAGCCGCGGTTCAGGTGGTCGATGTTGAGCCCGTCGATGCGGATGCGGGAGTGCTTCTTCCAGGTGGCGCCGTCGTCTGTGTCGCGGCCGTCGGAGAGCTGCATGCCCGTGTAGTTGTGGGTCTGGCGTGGGTGGATGGTGAAGAGCGAGTTGTCAAAGGAGCCGGACATCATGTTGGCGGAGAGGAAGTCGTAGAAGAGCCACTGCTTGCGCAGCTGGGGGAGGTCGCACGAGTAGATGCTCACGGGGAAGGGGCGGAAGCCGTCGGGCTGGTAGATGGTGACGAGCAGGTCCTCCATCTTGAAGGAGTCGAGCTCGAAGTCGCCGGGGTTGTGCTCGTGCTTGTAGGAGCGGGGGTCCACGCCTTGGACGGTGTGCACAGAAGTGCGGTCGATGACGCCGCGGATGCCCTTGATCTCGACGTCCTTGAGCATTCCCTTGCCGTTGAACCACTTGGAGAAGGAGAGGGTGACGTTGACGGTGTCGATGGAGACGTCGAACTGGGTGTAGTTGGTGTCCTCCTCGACGACATCCTCGACGGGGCCGTCCTTTTCTTGCTGTGCAATGGCAGCCTCGGCGGCGGCCGAGGTCTGCGAGCCCTTGCTGACCTTCCCACGGCCCTGGCCCGGACGGCGCGAGACGAAGACCTTGCGGAAGGAGATGACGCCGTCCTTCCACTTGGGCACGACGGCCGTCTCGAAGACGACCTTGATGCCCGACGACTGGGTCAGGTAGTTGCCGATCCACTTGGCGAGGGTCTCCTGGGAAAAGGCGGTGTTGATGAGGAAGACGGTCAGCATGAAGAAGGTGGTTGTGCCGAGGATGACCCAGGCGACGTGGGCAGCCAGGATCCAGGAGAACAGGGCGTAGATTTCGTCGGCGTTGAAGTTGCGGTTGCTGCGGATGGTGAGCCACTTGAAGC
This window of the Ascochyta rabiei chromosome 14, complete sequence genome carries:
- a CDS encoding Mitochondrial distribution and morphology protein 31, mitochondrial precursor, translating into MEMFRARAGRPISSTLGRLSLALQNFVSREWPWLGRPVGLVGPWSHQDSSSRRCMHDVKVASPTHFFNRSTPRPAFPLERRGRDHVGAATAMSRHVGTRPGAFLRRALAPQPPRQSPLPLPLPLPLPRFDLASHAALLCGNGASTRAVASNAHCHRTRSTATRSTSFSAPARPSHVKTPLAHLLRPAPPRPTPVQQSVTLAVLAAWSRNASTRSYQALRRSRSGDRRSKSSLTEGPSKSKPSQPGQPGQPTQPSQPNQPNQPNQPNQPNQPNQPNQPNQPNQPNQPNQPNQPNQPNQPNQPNQPNQPNQPNQPSQPTQPNQPNQGAPSAPETKHDDTHTLLHHLPHVPHIYRPTKAELLAAASGFWSRMKVRFKWLTIRSNRNFNADEIYALFSWILAAHVAWVILGTTTFFMLTVFLINTAFSQETLAKWIGNYLTQSSGIKVVFETAVVPKWKDGVISFRKVFVSRRPGQGRGKVSKGSQTSAAAEAAIAQQEKDGPVEDVVEEDTNYTQFDVSIDTVNVTLSFSKWFNGKGMLKDVEIKGIRGVIDRTSVHTVQGVDPRSYKHEHNPGDFELDSFKMEDLLVTIYQPDGFRPFPVSIYSCDLPQLRKQWLFYDFLSANMMSGSFDNSLFTIHPRQTHNYTGMQLSDGRDTDDGATWKKHSRIRIDGLNIDHLNRGYDGPFSWIHEGNVDIVADIMLPNDDDESLAKVMSDMYDRVEATVSQNGRAVKHHFSDHAAHGFDHHDDDHHEEETNEEDNRFIIMDLRVHLNDVRAAVPIFTRDISYVNNALVRPIVAYINSKRTFIPVNCRVVKQVGEFDGSWTLYDSGLMEEVSREMYDAFARDVLDDRTVRKRRIKKVGIWTLQLAAQALFLGLAGNMA
- a CDS encoding Mitochondrial distribution and morphology protein 31, mitochondrial precursor, variant 2: MEMFRARAGRPISSTLGRLSLALQNFVSREWPWLGRPVGLVGPWSHQDSSSRRCMHDVKVASPTHFFNRSTPRPAFPLERRGRDHVGAATAMSRHVGTRPGAFLRRALAPQPPRQSPLPLPLPLPLPRFDLASHAALLCGNGASTRAVASNAHCHRTRSTATRSTSFSAPARPSHVKTPLAHLLRPAPPRPTPVQQSVTLAVLAAWSRNASTRSYQALRRSRSGDRRSKSSLTEGPSKSKPSQPGQPGQPTQPSQPNQPNQPNQPNQPNQPNQPNQPNQPNQPNQPNQPNQPNQPNQPNQPNQPNQPNQPNQPSQPTQPNQPNQGAPSAPETKHDDTHTLLHHLPHVPHIYRPTKAELLAAASGFWSRMKVRFKWLTIRSNRNFNADEIYALFSWILAAHVAWVILGTTTFFMLTVFLINTAFSQETLAKWIGNYLTQSSGIKVVFETAVVPKWKDGVISFRKVFVSRRPGQGRGKVSKGSQTSAAAEAAIAQQEKDGPVEDVVEEDTNYTQFDVSIDTVNVTLSFSKWFNGKGMLKDVEIKGIRGVIDRTSVHTVQGVDPRSYKHEHNPGDFELDSFKMEDLLVTIYQPDGFRPFPVSIYSCDLPQLRKQWLFYDFLSANMMSGSFDNSLFTIHPRQTHNYTGMQLSDGRDTDDGATWKKHSRIRIDGLNIDHLNRGYDGPFSWIHEGNVDIVADIMLPNDDDESLAKVMSDMYDRVEATVSQNGRAVKHHFSDHAAHGFDHHDDDHHEEETNEEDNRFIIMDLRVHLNDVRAAVPIFTRDISYVNNALVRPIVAYINSKRTFIPVNCRVVKQVGEFDGSWTLYDSGLMEEVSREVSLKHSTTHTSSTDPHPDVRRFRPRRPRRPHRAQTPHQKSRHLDPAASCPGAVPRPGWQHGVIACFTT